TTGCCCAAGAGACACATTGTCTCCTTCAGAATTGATTTCCATCTCATAACCATCTGGCATTGTTCGGATAAAGTGGTCAACATTGGCTGTTTTAGCCGCATCTACTACTTCATAGTCTGTTGCGTCTAATTTACCAAAACGAATATTATCGGCAATCGTTCCTTCATATAACCAAGCATCTTGTAAGACCATACCGAAAACCGAACGAACATCACTACGATCCATTTTTTTCGTATCGATTCCATCGATTTTGATTGCACCATCCGTAACGTCATAAAAACGCATTAGTAAATTGATCAACGTAGTTTTCCCCGCACCCGTTGGTCCAACGATCGCAACCGTTTGACCCGCTTGCACTTCAAAGTTCAAGTTTCTGATCAATGGTTTAGCAGGATCATAACTAAAGCTAACATTATCAAATTGAACTGAGCCTTGAACCTTTTCCGGTAAAGGAATATCGTGCTCGTTTAGTTCTTCTTCTGGCTCATCTAAAATTTCAAATACACGTGTTGTTGCTGCCGAAGCACTTTGTAATGCTGCTGACAATTGCGTGATATTCCCCATTGGCTGACTGATCTGCCAAATATATTGAATGAACGCTTGTAATTGTCCGACTACGATTGCACCAGTAATAACATAGTAACTACCTAAAACAGCCATACCGATATACGTACCATAAGCGGTCATTTGTACGAGAGGTAGCATCAAACCTGAAATAAAAGTTGCTTTAAACCCAAAGCTATTCAAATTATGGTTGGCTTTTTTAAAGCCTTGCAAGGTTTCTGATTCACGACCATAGAGTTTTAACACACTAAAGCCTGTCATATTTTCTTGCACATACCCATTTAAATTTCCAAGTGCATTTTGCATACCTTGGAAGTATTTTTGTGAAACCCCAACGATCGTTTTTGAAATAAATAGTGACAATGGAATCATGATGATTGATATCAGTGCCATTAACCAATTGATGTAAAACATCATCACAACAGCCATCACTATTCCTAGAATAGCTGAAACGATATTAATGAAACTTTGTTGCATTGCATTACTCACTGCATCCACATCATTGGTTACACGAGATAAAATATTTCCTTGTTGGTTTTTATCGAAATAAGAAACGGGTAGACGATTGATTTTTTCATCGATATCCCGACGCAAGTCACGCATAGAATGCTGAACGACTGCTGCCATCAAATATCCTGATAAAAATTGCGCTGCACAATACCCTAAACCGACAATCAAAATCCAAATCAGACATTGAATGATATAAGCGTAATTCAAACCTGTTCCTTGTGCAACATTCTTACTAATCTCAGTGATCGGTAATCCAGAAACGTACGGCATTGCAGCATTAAAAGCCACCGTTAAAACAGTAAAGATGATCACTAAAATGAAAGTTCCTTTATAAGGATTAATATATCTGCCTAACCGTTTAATCGAAGAGAGTGCGTTTTTCATGCTAATTCCTCCTCTGACAATTGAGAAGCAGCAATATCATAATAGATAGGACAATTCTCAAGTAATTCACGATGGGTACCGATGCCAACGACATCCCCTTCATTTAGCACCACGATCTTATCTGCATGCATGATCGTTCCCACACGTTGTGCGACGATCAAAACAGTTGATTCGGTTGTTTCTTTTTTCAAACGAGCTCTTAAATTAGCATCTGTTTGATAATCTAAAGCTGAAAAACTATCATCAAATATATAAACTTCTGGACGACGAATCACAGCTCTGGCAATTGCCAAACGTTGTTTTTGCCCCCCTGAAAAGTTTGTTCCACCTTCTGATAAAAGTTCATCATAACCATCTGGCTTTTGTGAAATAAACTCTGTTGCTTGGGCGATTTCTGCAGCTAATTCCATTTCTTCAATTGTTGCATCTTCTTTACCATAACGCATATTTTCTGCGATTGTTCCGGTAAATAGCAACGCTTTTTGCGGAATATAACCGATTTTATTACGTAAAGCACTCAGTTTATAATCGCGCACATCTACACCATCAAGTAAAACTTCACCTTCAGAAACATCATAGAAACGTGGGATCAATTGGATCAGCGTTGATTTCCCACTACCAGTACTCCCAATAAATGCCACAGTTTCTCCTGGAGAAGCTGTAAAACTAACATTACGTATCACAGGACTTTCTGAATGTCCTGGGTAAGCAAATGTAACATTTTTAAATTCTAAGTAGCCTTTAGTCTTCGTTTCAGTGATTCCAGCTTCATTTTCACGAATCACAGGTTCCATATCAAAGGCTTCTTGAATCCGACGCGCTGAAACAGCCGCACGTGGATACATCATAAAGACACTTGCAAAAAGCATAAATGAGAACAATGCGTGGAAAATATATTCAATAAAGGCAATCAAATCCCCTACTAATAAACTGCCTTGGTCGATCTGAAGGGCACCATTCCAAATAATCAACACCATTACGATATTAAATAGGAAGAAAAATCCTGGTTGAGCTGCCGCCATCAAACGGAAAAGGCTCTTAGAACTTTTTGTATAATCCTCATTGACTTTGCTAAAACGACTTTCTTCAAACTTCTCATTAACAAACGCCCGGATCACGCGCAGACCAGAAAGATTTTCTCTTAATATCCCGTTGATTCTGTCTAAGTTCTTTTGTTGCTTGTTTGATAAAGGTTCAGAAACTTTGGCAATCAGGACAACTGCTGCCAATAGAAACGGTAAAGCACCTAAAACAAACCAACCTAGCGAAGGGCTTGTTCGCATAACCATATATAAACTGACAAAAAACATCATCGGTGTCATAAAACCGATTCGTAAAATATTCCCCATAAACAACATGATTTGATACGCATCATTGGTTGTTCTTGTAATCAGTGATGAAACACCGATCGTTTCATATTCACGATGGGAAAAAGTCTGTACTTTTTCAAATAGATCATCACGAATATCGCGAACAATATTTGTTGTCATGCGTGCCCCAAAATAGCCTAACATGATATTCATCACCACACCGACAACCGTGATCCCGATCATTAACAATCCTTGTTGTTTTACATAATCGTAATCATTGTTTTTGATTCCAACATCGATCATTCGTGCTAAGATCGTCGGTAACCCTAGTTCTATCAATATAAATCCAAAAACACAAATGAAATCTAAAAATAATAGCTTCTTATATCTCATCGTGTAACGCCACATCAATTTCAATCGATCATCTCCTATTCCAATTTTTGACCCAGTACTTCCACTATAGCATAAAACTAATGGCTAGGTAAATTATATTTAAATGAAAATCGCTCCCTTTTCAACTGAATAATAAACTAGACCATTTTTACTATGCTATAATAAAAGTTACTTTACTTTTCGTAACAAAATCAGAGGAAAGCGATGGAATCAAATCAATGAAAAAAATGCTTTATATGTTTTTAGGTTGCCTTACATTCGGACTTGGAACAGTAGGAATTTTCCTACCAATTTTACCCACAGCGATTTTTTATATCTTGACCGCATTTTTCTGGATGCGCAGTTCTGACTATTTATATACTAAATTTATTGAATCGAGCTATTATCAAAAGTATATTCAAGAATCTATCGTTGAAAAGAAAATTACGCCACTAGGTCGTGTAAAACTATTTTCAACTTTGTTTGTGGTTTTTGCAATTCCATGTGTCATTGTCCGTAATCCATTTATGACAACGACTTTAGCCATCGTCTATTTAATGCATCTAATTGGGTTAAATTTGTATTTCAATAAAAAGAAAGGGACTCCTTTAAATCAACCAAATGAATAATAGAGTTTCTTTAAAGTCACAAGTCTGTTTCTATACTTATTTCCTATTTTATGATAAAATACGATTAATTGTTGTACACACAACACAAAGGACGGTTGAAAGAAAGTACAGGTGCCATAAAACAAGTAACGTGAAGCAAAGTCGAGGCTTCATTTCATCATCAACAAAGGTTCTTGATGACAATTGTTTTTAAGGTGGACAGCCACCTCATTTTGTTGTGTTCAAAATTACAGTAAGAAAATAATAAAAATAAATAACTAACTGCTTAAGCAGATAAAGGAGAAAAAACGATGATTTATAAAGTTTATTATCAAGAAACAAAAACAAGAAACCCAAAAAGAGAAGATACAAAATCGATTTATGTAGAAGCGGAAAATGACGTGATCGTACGTCAACAAGTAGAAGAAAATACCCCATACAATATTGAGTATATCCAAGCACTTGATGAAAATCATTTAGCTTATGAAACAGAGCACGCGGAATTCTCTTTAACGGAGTTTTAATATGAAAGTAAATATAAAAAACAATGAAACCGGCGTTTTTGCAATAGGCGGTTTGGGCGAGATTGGAAAAAACACTTATGGGGTTCAATTTCAAGATGAAATCATCATTATTGATGCTGGGATCAAGTTTCCAGAAGATGATTTACTTGGAATCGACTATGTTATTCCAGATTATAGCTACATCGTTCAAAACCTGCATAAAGTCAAAGCGTTAGTTATCACTCATGGTCACGAAGATCATATTGGTGGCGTTCCGTATTTATTACGTCAAGCTAATATCCCGATTTACGCGGGTCCCTTGGCTTTAGCTTTGATCACGAATAAACTGGATGAACATGGACTATTGCGTGATGCTGAGATGCATGAAATCAATGAAGATACTGTGATTCGTTTCCGCAAGACAGCGGTCAGCTTTTTCAGAACAACGCACAGTATTCCTGATGCATTAGGTGTTGTTGTTAAAACACCATCTGGAAATATTGTTGCAACAGGCGATTTCAAGTTTGACTTTACACCAGTTGGTGAACCAGCAAACTTACATCGTATGGCAAAATTAGGTGAAGAAGGCGTTTTGTGTCTATTATCAGATAGTACCAACGCTGAAA
The DNA window shown above is from Enterococcus sp. 12C11_DIV0727 and carries:
- a CDS encoding YbaN family protein; this translates as MKKMLYMFLGCLTFGLGTVGIFLPILPTAIFYILTAFFWMRSSDYLYTKFIESSYYQKYIQESIVEKKITPLGRVKLFSTLFVVFAIPCVIVRNPFMTTTLAIVYLMHLIGLNLYFNKKKGTPLNQPNE
- a CDS encoding DNA-directed RNA polymerase subunit epsilon; its protein translation is MIYKVYYQETKTRNPKREDTKSIYVEAENDVIVRQQVEENTPYNIEYIQALDENHLAYETEHAEFSLTEF
- a CDS encoding ABC transporter ATP-binding protein codes for the protein MKLMWRYTMRYKKLLFLDFICVFGFILIELGLPTILARMIDVGIKNNDYDYVKQQGLLMIGITVVGVVMNIMLGYFGARMTTNIVRDIRDDLFEKVQTFSHREYETIGVSSLITRTTNDAYQIMLFMGNILRIGFMTPMMFFVSLYMVMRTSPSLGWFVLGALPFLLAAVVLIAKVSEPLSNKQQKNLDRINGILRENLSGLRVIRAFVNEKFEESRFSKVNEDYTKSSKSLFRLMAAAQPGFFFLFNIVMVLIIWNGALQIDQGSLLVGDLIAFIEYIFHALFSFMLFASVFMMYPRAAVSARRIQEAFDMEPVIRENEAGITETKTKGYLEFKNVTFAYPGHSESPVIRNVSFTASPGETVAFIGSTGSGKSTLIQLIPRFYDVSEGEVLLDGVDVRDYKLSALRNKIGYIPQKALLFTGTIAENMRYGKEDATIEEMELAAEIAQATEFISQKPDGYDELLSEGGTNFSGGQKQRLAIARAVIRRPEVYIFDDSFSALDYQTDANLRARLKKETTESTVLIVAQRVGTIMHADKIVVLNEGDVVGIGTHRELLENCPIYYDIAASQLSEEELA
- the efrB gene encoding multidrug efflux ABC transporter subunit EfrB; translation: MKNALSSIKRLGRYINPYKGTFILVIIFTVLTVAFNAAMPYVSGLPITEISKNVAQGTGLNYAYIIQCLIWILIVGLGYCAAQFLSGYLMAAVVQHSMRDLRRDIDEKINRLPVSYFDKNQQGNILSRVTNDVDAVSNAMQQSFINIVSAILGIVMAVVMMFYINWLMALISIIMIPLSLFISKTIVGVSQKYFQGMQNALGNLNGYVQENMTGFSVLKLYGRESETLQGFKKANHNLNSFGFKATFISGLMLPLVQMTAYGTYIGMAVLGSYYVITGAIVVGQLQAFIQYIWQISQPMGNITQLSAALQSASAATTRVFEILDEPEEELNEHDIPLPEKVQGSVQFDNVSFSYDPAKPLIRNLNFEVQAGQTVAIVGPTGAGKTTLINLLMRFYDVTDGAIKIDGIDTKKMDRSDVRSVFGMVLQDAWLYEGTIADNIRFGKLDATDYEVVDAAKTANVDHFIRTMPDGYEMEINSEGDNVSLGQKQLLTIARAVISDPRILILDEATSSVDTRLEALIQKAMERVMEGRTSFVIAHRLSTIREADLILVMNQGEIIEKGTHNELLEQGGFYEKLYNSQFAEDGDYE